In one Diabrotica virgifera virgifera chromosome 5, PGI_DIABVI_V3a genomic region, the following are encoded:
- the LOC126885039 gene encoding uncharacterized protein LOC126885039 — protein sequence MPTPPIWTNDMAEMVDELTVSNTPSQTGNSSTPCFTPGQVHHDRNMGPGSKSNYTTPKRALKEIHENLNNVVATSQSTSCCCNPQLLYNIQSLLIEINSKVGNCCQRNMQTNEESTNNILQKSAIKFPMETNEDLELFENFFSSPENYSALILFFSKLGGNNIYEFIRRCIGPLVTDGLAEQFSFTGRKGKLVFEKLNLAKSVLEAGQKAHGINGITRKEIEKKIGDWLRRAKEGRLITEKLNV from the exons ATGCCTACCCCACCAATTTGGACCAACGACATGGCTGAAATGGTAGACGAGTTAACTGTTTCGAACACACCAAGTCAAACAGGCAATAGTTCTACCCCCTGCTTTACCCCTGGTCAAGTTCATCATGATCGTAACATGG GTCCAGGTTCGAAAAGCAATTACACCACACCAAAAAGGGCCTTGAAGGAAATACATGAGAATTTGAATAATGTTG TTGCTACATCACAAAGCACGAGCTGCTGTTGCAATCCACAACTACTCTATAATATACAATCATTACTGATTGAAATTAACTCTAAAGTCGGAAATTGTTGTCAGCGAAATATGCAAACTAATGAAGAGTCTACAAATAATATATTGCAAAAATCTGCAATAAAGTTTCCAATGGAAACAAATGAGGATCTGGAACTTTTTGAGAATTTTTTCTCCAGTCCTGAAAATTATTCGGCATTG attttatttttttccaaacttgGTGGTAACAATATATACGAATTCATTAGGCGTTGCATCGGGCCCCTTGTAACTGATGGCCTGGCCGAACAATTTTCCTTTACAGGAAGGAAAGGAAAACtggtttttgaaaaattaaatctAGCTAAATCTGTACTAG aagCTGGGCAAAAGGCACATGGGATCAATGGGATCACCAGAAAggagattgaaaaaaaaattggcgATTGGCTACGAAGAGCCAAAGAAGGAAGATTAATAACAGAGAAATTGAATGTATAA